In one window of Rathayibacter caricis DSM 15933 DNA:
- the murJ gene encoding murein biosynthesis integral membrane protein MurJ, with protein sequence MASFSLGRASAVLASGTMVSRILGFVMSIVIANAIGAAVAPGADAFTTANLLPNTIYSIIAGGALNAVLVPQIVKAGLHADGGAGYINRLITLALGLLLATTVAATLLGPLLVRLYAPGYGPAQYELTVAFAFWCLPQIFFYGLFTILGEVLNARGSFGPFTWAPVLNNVVAITGLVAFTLLFGSDPEGDRPVGSWTPVMIAVLAGSATLGIVVQAGFLTFFWRRVGLRYRPDFRFRGVGLATAGRMSLWSFATVLLTIGAGIVESRVASNASGEGPSAAALQKAWLIFMLPHSVIAISIAMAYFTKMSGHTARGEMKEFRSDVSTSLRVVQMMIVFAAAAIVVVAVPFGSVFSNSFADAQAIGAIAIAYVVSLPLFSSIAIMQRSFYALSDGARPFLFTIVQVVVAVTGYLVVLQLPADRVAVGIASATSLGIAAQAITAALLLRRTLGGRGGRRIVVRLLQYLVTAIPAMAAGWGVLILLGGTRAGGFAVSNYVEPLLSMAVIGTTMAIVYFGILWVARNPELRAMAAPFLRRLGR encoded by the coding sequence GTGGCTAGCTTCTCCCTCGGACGCGCGAGCGCCGTCCTCGCCTCCGGCACGATGGTCTCGCGCATCCTCGGCTTCGTCATGTCGATCGTCATAGCCAACGCGATCGGCGCGGCCGTCGCTCCAGGTGCCGATGCCTTCACGACCGCGAATCTTCTCCCGAACACGATCTACTCGATCATCGCCGGAGGCGCCCTCAACGCCGTCCTGGTGCCGCAGATCGTCAAAGCAGGTCTGCATGCCGACGGCGGCGCGGGCTACATCAATCGACTGATCACCCTGGCCCTCGGACTCCTCCTCGCGACCACCGTCGCAGCGACCCTGCTCGGTCCACTCCTCGTGCGGCTCTACGCGCCCGGATACGGGCCGGCTCAGTACGAGCTCACGGTCGCCTTCGCGTTCTGGTGCCTTCCGCAGATCTTCTTCTACGGTCTGTTCACGATCCTGGGCGAAGTCCTCAATGCCCGTGGATCGTTCGGTCCCTTCACCTGGGCGCCGGTCCTCAACAACGTCGTCGCGATCACGGGCCTCGTCGCTTTCACTCTGCTCTTCGGATCGGATCCGGAGGGCGACCGTCCCGTCGGATCGTGGACACCGGTGATGATCGCGGTCCTCGCAGGCAGCGCCACCCTCGGCATCGTCGTTCAGGCCGGCTTCCTCACCTTCTTCTGGCGGCGAGTGGGACTGCGCTACCGACCGGACTTCCGCTTCCGAGGGGTGGGCCTGGCGACAGCCGGCCGCATGTCTCTCTGGTCGTTCGCGACCGTTCTGCTGACCATCGGAGCGGGGATCGTCGAGAGCCGGGTCGCCTCCAACGCCTCGGGAGAGGGGCCGTCGGCGGCGGCGCTGCAGAAGGCGTGGCTCATCTTCATGCTGCCTCACTCCGTGATCGCCATCTCGATCGCCATGGCCTACTTCACCAAGATGAGCGGTCACACCGCTCGCGGCGAGATGAAGGAGTTCCGGTCGGACGTGTCGACGTCGCTCCGGGTCGTGCAGATGATGATCGTCTTCGCGGCCGCGGCGATCGTGGTCGTCGCCGTACCGTTCGGGTCGGTGTTCTCGAACTCCTTCGCGGACGCGCAGGCGATCGGAGCGATCGCGATCGCGTACGTCGTGTCCCTTCCGCTCTTCTCCTCGATCGCGATCATGCAACGGTCGTTCTACGCACTCAGCGACGGAGCTCGCCCGTTCCTCTTCACGATCGTGCAGGTCGTCGTGGCCGTGACCGGTTATCTCGTCGTCCTGCAGCTCCCCGCCGATCGGGTCGCTGTCGGGATCGCCTCCGCGACCTCGCTCGGCATCGCCGCTCAGGCGATCACGGCCGCCCTGCTGCTGCGTCGCACGCTCGGAGGCCGAGGCGGTCGTCGCATCGTCGTGCGCCTCCTGCAGTACCTCGTGACCGCGATCCCCGCCATGGCCGCGGGTTGGGGGGTGCTGATCCTGCTCGGTGGCACACGGGCGGGCGGCTTCGCGGTGTCGAACTACGTCGAACCGCTGCTCTCGAT